From Vanessa cardui chromosome 29, ilVanCard2.1, whole genome shotgun sequence, a single genomic window includes:
- the LOC124541937 gene encoding putative fatty acyl-CoA reductase CG8306: MSEDSQVAAFYAGKNIFITGGTGFVGLCLIEKILRSIPDVGKIYLLMRPKKGKEISERLQEFPTNPVFEKLLTTESKDIFNKLVAISGDVGSPDLGISSTDRQILIDNVNVVIHSAATLDFEESLKPTVKINILGTRQVMELCQQIKNLKVMVHVSSAYVNSYLKEVDEKVYDAPAEVESVISMAEKLTEQALIDLEKTILKDHPNTYTFTKHLAEHEVKKCADKFPCTIVRPTMIVASWKEPVIGWTCSKVGPQGFLMGAAKGVVRRLPLAKENIADYIPVDVVVNQLLVAGWNAATTKSGLTVYHCSSSTQRPFRWSIIEPVVNDILHNYPLKSAVWYPYLSFVPSLWLFRLSAIFVHFIPAVLLDTLLRIMGGKPILFRLHKNVWNSLNRLEVFIFTEWKFHNPNTRELSEKLSKTDKEKFYINIESMYWEEYFVNLHLGVRRYLNKESEKTLPAAKSKQSILRMAHIVWQVLVITLVWFIFALITGLTMIQTSWCPPVIYFLYSLL; encoded by the exons ATGTCAGAAGATTCCCAAGTGGCCGCGTTCTACGCCGGCAAAAACATCTTTATAACCGGCGGCACCGGCTTTGTAGGATTGTGTCTTATTGAGAAAATACTTCGTTCAATACCCGATGTtggaaaaatatacttattaatgaGACCGAAGAAGGGCAAGGAGATATCGGAGAGATTGCAGGAGTTTCCTACCAATcct GTATTCGAGAAACTCCTAACGACAGAATCAAAAGATATCTTCAATAAACTGGTGGCAATATCTGGTGATGTGGGGTCACCAGACCTCGGTATCAGTAGCACAGATCGGCAGATACTTATCGATAATGTCAATGTTGTTATCCATTCAGCTGCGACGCTTGACTTTGAAGAGAGCTTGAAGCCAACagtcaaaatcaatatattggGTACACGGCAGGTTATGGAACTTTGTCAACAGATTAAAAACTTAAAG gtcaTGGTTCATGTATCATCGGCCTATGTGAACTCTTATTTAAAGGAAGTTGATGAGAAGGTTTATGATGCGCCAGCGGAGGTTGAATCAGTAATAAGCATGGCTGAAAAACTAACGGAACAAGCGTTGATTGATTTGGAGAAGAC AATATTGAAGGATCATCCAAACACATACACTTTTACAAAACACCTCGCCGAGCATGAGGTCAAGAAATGTGCTGACAAATTCCCCTGTACGATAGTCAGACCGACGATGA TTGTAGCGTCATGGAAGGAGCCGGTTATAGGTTGGACGTGTTCCAAAGTTGGACCTCAAGGCTTCCTAATGGGAGCCGCTAAAG GTGTTGTCCGTAGACTTCCTCTAGCGAAAGAGAATATAGCTGACTATATCCCTGTGGATGTGGTGGTTAACCAGCTTCTCGTCGCCGGGTGGAACGctgctaccaccaa atcTGGGCTCACAGTGTACCACTGCTCGTCTTCAACCCAAAGACCATTCAGATGGTCAATTATAGAACCTGTAGTCAATGATATACTACACAACTATCCTCTTAAAAGCGCTGTGTg GTATCCGTATTTGAGTTTTGTTCCATCGCTCTGGCTGTTTCGCTTGTCCGCTATATTCGTACACTTCATCCCGGCCGTCCTATTGGATACGTTATTGAGGATAATGGGGGGGAAACCCAT atTGTTCCGTTTGCATAAAAACGTATGGAATTCTCTCAATCGTCTCGAGGTTTTCATATTCACTGAATGGAAATTCCACAATCCAAACACGAGGGAACTCAGTGAGAAACTCAGCAAGACAGACAAGGAgaagttttatataaacatcgagagtatgtat TGGGAGGAGTACTTTGTTAATCTACATTTGGGCGTGCGAAGATATTTGAACAAGGAAAGTGAGAAGACATTACCGGCTGCGAAAAGCAAACAGTCCAT cTTGAGGATGGCACATATCGTATGGCAAGTTTTAGTGATTACTTTAGTGTGGTTCATATTCGCACTCATCACTGGGCTCACTATGATCCAGACCTCATGGTGTCCACCTGTTATTTACTTCTTATACAGtcttttataa